From the genome of Novosphingobium sp. P6W:
GCGCTGGTGGACAAGATTCCGCTCGGTGAGCCGGTGAACATCGTGCCGCTGCTTTCCGCGCCGCTGCCGCTGCTGACGCTGTGCGAGCTGTTCGACCTGCCCGCAGATATGTGGGTGAAGCTTTACGACTGGACCAATGCCTTCGTCGGCGAGGACGACCCGGATTTCCGGCAGTCGCCCGAGGCGATGGCCACGATCCTTGGTGAATTCCTGGCCTTCTGCGCCCAGTTGTTCGAGGAACGCCGCGCCGCACCGGGGCAGGATCTTGCCACGCTGCTGGCGACGATGGAGGTGAACGGTAGCCCCGTCACCTTGCGCGAATTCACCGGCAACATGATCCTCGCCCTCGTCGGCGCCAACGAGACGACGCGCAATTCACTCAGCCACAGCATCGTCGCCTTCGCCGAGAATCCCCAGCAGTGGGACCGCATCCGCGCCGAGCCGGACCTCATCAAGACCGCCGTGCGCGAGATGGTGCGCCATGCCAGCCCGGTTATGCACATGCGCCGCACCGCCATGGCCGATACCGAGATCGGCGGGCAGGCCATCGCGAAGGGCGACAAAGTCGTCATGTGGTACATCGCCGCCAACCGCGACGAAAGCGTGTTCCCCGATCCGCATTGCTTCGACGTGGGGCGCGGCAATATCCAGCACCTCGGCTTCGGCACCGGGCAGCATGTCTGCGTCGGCTCGCGGCTGGCGGAGATGCAACTGCGCGTCGCCTTCGGCATCCTGGCCGAGCGGGTGGCAGGCTTTACCGTCCAGTCGCCGCCGCGCCGGTTCCGGTCCAACTTCATCAACGGCCTCAAGAACCTCGACGTGGTGCTGGCACCAGCGTGACAGGAGAGATGACTTTGCTTGGTTTCGATGGTCTGGAACTGCCCGATCTGGCGCTGACGGCGGCTGGGGACCGGCTTGCCACCGCCGCGACGCTGCCCGATGTTGACCCGTGTTCGGAAAGCATCTTTGCGGATATCCCCGTAGCCTCGGCCTCGGACGTCGATCAGGTGGTGGAGGCGGCATGGCAGGCGTTCCGCGCGCCTGCATGGCGCGGCCTTGCCCCGCTGTGGCGCGAGCGGCTGTTGCACCGGCTGGCGGATGCGATGGAAGCCGACCTCCCGCGCCTCGCCGCGCTGGAAGCGCTCGATACCGGCAAGCCCGTCAGCATCGTCGAGGCGGTGGACATT
Proteins encoded in this window:
- a CDS encoding cytochrome P450, which gives rise to MSPTLTSPDLKDPDLYLDRAPHDVFDRLRTAQPVYWNPGKGGAGFWSLTRYADIVEVSRNPALFSSASENGGHRIFNENEVGLTGAGESAIGTPFISIDPPTHTQYRKFIMPAVAPGRLAGIEERIRERCLALVDKIPLGEPVNIVPLLSAPLPLLTLCELFDLPADMWVKLYDWTNAFVGEDDPDFRQSPEAMATILGEFLAFCAQLFEERRAAPGQDLATLLATMEVNGSPVTLREFTGNMILALVGANETTRNSLSHSIVAFAENPQQWDRIRAEPDLIKTAVREMVRHASPVMHMRRTAMADTEIGGQAIAKGDKVVMWYIAANRDESVFPDPHCFDVGRGNIQHLGFGTGQHVCVGSRLAEMQLRVAFGILAERVAGFTVQSPPRRFRSNFINGLKNLDVVLAPA